One Aquarana catesbeiana isolate 2022-GZ linkage group LG06, ASM4218655v1, whole genome shotgun sequence genomic region harbors:
- the LOC141147522 gene encoding olfactory receptor 5AR1-like, which translates to MENQTIVNDFFLSGLSDLPALQLPLFLLFLLIYLLTVIWNLLIIVLIVTDSHLHVPMYFFLGNLAGLDLCCSTVTVPRMLFDLPTKRRNITITACKTQVFFFLLFTTSEALLLTAMSYDRYTAICQPLHYTQIMCWKVCVQLMSIVWSLAFTNAVVHTLFALNLSFCASNIIKSFFCDLPQLFQISCNDTYINIVLVFLLSSFLGGGSLIVMFMSYTYIIKTVLKMQVKGKGGKVFSTCSSHLAVVFIFYFSISFNYFRPSTNNHFAADKVVSVFYTVISPLFNPLIYSLRNQEIKTASVSFFRKIFQPKDRIHPN; encoded by the coding sequence atGGAAAATCAGACAATTGTAAATGATTTTTTTCTCTCTGGACTGTCAGACCTTCCAGCTCTTCAGCTTCCTCtatttctcctcttccttctcatcTACCTTCTGACAGTAATCTGGAATTTGCTGATCATTGTCCTCATAGTCACTGACTCTCACCTCCATGTTCCTATGTATTTCTTCCTTGGGAATTTGGCTGGTTTAGATCTCTGTTGTTCTACGGTCACTGTCCCACGAATGTTATTTGACCTTCCCACCAAAAGAAGAAATATTACCATAACAGCTTGTAAAACCCAAgtcttcttctttttattatttaccACTTCAGAGGCTCTTCTGTTGACTGCCATGTCCTATGATCGATATACCGCTATATGTCAGCCATTACATTACACACAGATCATGTGTTGGAAAGTATGTGTACAGTTGATGTCCATTGTGTGGTCCCTTGCTTTTACCAATGCTGTGGTTCACACACTTTTTGCCTTAAATTTATCATTTTGTGCATCCAATATTATAAAAAGTTTCTTTTGTGACCTCCCCCAGCTGTTTCAGATCTCCTGCAATGACACCTACATCAACATTGTGCTTGTTTTTCTTCTTAGTAGCTTTCTTGGTGGTGGGTCTTTGATCGTGATGTTCATGTCTTACACTTATATAATCAAAACTGTCCTCAAAATGCAAGTTAAAGGAAAAGGAGGAAAAGTTTTCTCTACATGTTCCTCTCACCTGGCAGTggtctttatattttatttctccATTTCATTTAATTATTTTCGCCCAAGCACTAATAATCATTTTGCCGCTGATAAAGTGGTGTCCGTCTTTTACACTGTGATTTCTCCTCTCTTCAATCCTCTGATATACAGTCTGAGGAACCAGGAAATCAAAACCGCAAGTGTTTCATTTTTTCGGAAGATTTTCCAACCAAAAGATAGAATTCATCCAAACTAA
- the LOC141147524 gene encoding olfactory receptor 5V1-like — protein sequence MGNQTFLNEFVLSGLSDFPSLQLPLFLFFLLIYLLTLFCNWLIIVLIVTDPHLHVPMYFFLGNLASLDLCCSSVTVPRMLFDLYTKKRKITTSACITQIFFFMFFDAFEVILLAVMSYDRYTAICKPLHYVQIMSWKVCVQLMSFVFSLSVMNSLVHTLFAFRLTFCASHIIENFFCDLPQLLKISCSDINMNILLIFLFGCFLGGGTLMLTFLPYVSIFQTVLKMQVKGSRSKVFSTCTPHLTVVFIFYFSVVYNYFRPSANHQFVGDKVMSVFYSVIPPLLNPLIYCLRNQDFQTAFNYVLTSTRLRVKQI from the coding sequence ATGGGAAATCAAACATTTTTAAATGAATTTGTTCTTTCCGGATTGTCTGACTTTCCGTCTCTTCAGCTCCCTctgtttctcttcttccttctcattTACCTTCTGACATTATTCTGTAATTGGCTGATCATCGTCCTCATAGTCACCGACCCTCACCTCCATGTTCCTATGTATTTCTTCCTTGGGAACCTGGCCAGTTTGGACCTCTGTTGCTCCTCAGTCACCGTCCCAAGAATGTTATTCGACCTTTACaccaagaaaagaaaaattacaacaTCAGCTTGTATAACCCAAAtcttcttctttatgttctttgatgccTTTGAGGTGATTTTGTTGGCTGTCATGTCCTATGATCGATATACAGCTATTTGTAAGCCCCTGCATTATGTGCAGATTATGAGTTGGAAAGTGTGTGTGCAGTTGATGTCCTTTGTGTTCTCTCTCAGTGTTATGAATTCTTTAGTTCACACACTTTTTGCCTTCAGATTAACATTTTGTGCTTCACATATTATAGAAAATTTCTTCTGTGACCTGCCCCAGTTGCTTAAGATCTCCTGCAGTGACATCAACATGAATATTTTGCTCATCTTTCTCTTTGGCTGTTTTCTTGGAGGAGGGACCCTAATGCTGACCTTCCTACCCTACGTCTCTATATTTCAAACTGTTCTGAAAATGCAAGTTAAAGGCAGCAGAAGTAAAGTGTTCTCTACGTGTACCCCTCATCTGACAGTGGTCTTCATATTTTATTTCTCAGTTGTGTATAATTATTTTCGGCCAAGCGCTAACCATCAATTTGTTGGAGACAAAGTGATGTCTGTCTTTTACTCTGTGATCCCTCCTCTCCTCAATCCCCTGATCTACTGTTTGAGGAACCAAGATTTCCAAACAGCATTTAACTATGTTTTAACCTCCACACGCCTAAGGGTAAagcaaatctaa
- the LOC141147523 gene encoding olfactory receptor 7C1-like yields MGNQTSQPELILLGLSDLKDFQIPVFLLILLIYVATLVGNFLIIFLVASDLHLQTPMYLFLGNLSVLDILIPSVSSSQFFFAICTGKNQISYSSCITQVFFFTWFASTESSILTVMSFDRYVAICHPLQYRTMINIHLCVQIAFFLWVYRFIFILVHTLCLLRLAFPDPATIPGLFCEIYQMIQLSRSDTFLNFLLFYLETIILGVTSFLVTFLSYVYIFKAILKITLKEGRRKAYSTCSSHLTVVFIFYGAGFFNYFQLKTKDFLAGRLISVFYTVITPLLNPIIYSLRNNDLKGALRKTLSRISSTP; encoded by the coding sequence ATGGGAAATCAAACTTCTCAGCCTGAATTAATTTTGCTTGGCCTGTCAGACCTCAAAGATTTTCAGATCCCGGTATTTCTGCTGATCCTCCTCATCTATGTGGCCACACTGGTTGGGAATTTCCTCATCATTTTCTTGGTGGCCTCAGACTTGCACCTGCAGACTCCCATGTATTTATTCTTGGGGAACCTCTCAGTTTTAGACATCCTCATCCCCTCTGTGTCTTCatctcaatttttttttgctatctgtactGGAAAGAATCAGATTTCATACTCATCTTGTATCACCCAGGTCTTCTTCTTCACTTGGTTTGCCAGCACTGAGTCCTCCATACTTACAGTGATGTCCTTTGATCGCTATGTTGCCATTTGTCATCCTTTGCAGTATAGGACCATGATAAACATTCACTTGTGTGTTCAGATAGCATTCTTTTTATGGGTCTACAGATTTATATTTATCTTGGTACACACACTTTGTTTGCTACGACTGGCCTTCCCTGACCCCGCCACCATCCCAGGCTTATTCTGTGAAATATATCAGATGATTCAACTCTCACGTTCTGACACATTCctaaattttttgcttttttatttagaAACTATAATTCTTGGAGTCACTAGCTTTCTCGTTACTTTTCTCTCCTACGTTTACATTTTTAAAGCCATCCTGAAAATTACACTGAAGGAAGGAAGACGGAAAGCTTACTCCACCTGCAGTTCTCATCTCACAGTGGTCTTCATTTTTTATGGGGCTGGTTTTTTCAACTACTTTCAACTCAAAACTAAGGATTTTCTGGCAGGCAGACTGATTTCTGTATTTTACACGGTTATCACCCCTCTCTTAAACCCGATTATATACAGCTTGAGAAACAATGACCTGAAAGGAGCTCTTCGAAAAACTCTGTCCAGAATCAGTTCCACACCATAA